ATTGTTTGAGTAGATAATCAAAGTTTAATTTTTCAGAGAGATGGGTTATATATTCATCTTCCATTGATGACAACAAGTCATATTTATCTACATAATGTAAATAAAACGTACCTCTATTAATATCAGCTAATGTCGTAATATCTCGTATTGTAATTTTATCTAATTCTTGTTCTTGTAATAATTGAATGAACGCTTGTTTAATTGCTTGTTTTGATTTTTTTATACGACGGTCTTCCAAAATGATACCTCCTTATAATGAACAATTTAATGTTGATTGTTGATTTATGAACACTATGAACAATATTGATTATTGTCAGTGCGTTTAAAACTATTATAATAGACAAGGTGATAGATATTCAACAACGTGTTCAAAAACGTGTTGATACAAGGAGGTAAATAAATCATGAATATTTTAAAAAGTAAATTACTGTGGATTGCACCAATAGCAATCATACTAATATTAGGAATTTTTTCCATAGCGTTTTATCCTGCATATAATCCAAAACCTAAATCCGTACCAATAGCAATCGTGAATCACGACAAAGGGACATCAATTCAAGGTAAAAATGTAGATATTGGTGGAAAATTAGTAGATAACTTAAAAGATAGCGATTCTAAATCTATAAAATGGGTCGAAGTAGATAGTGAAAAAGAAGCTAAAAAAGGTTTAGATGAACAAAAATATTATGGCGCTGCTATTTTAGAAAAAGACTTCTCAAAAAATGCGATGAGCAAAACGCAAAAAGTCGTAATGGATAGTAAGAAAGCCGAAATGAAAGAAAAAATTAAATCTGGTGACATTCCTCCAAAGCAAGCTAAAAAGATGCAACAATCTGCACCTAAAAATGATATAACAGTAAAACAAGCTCATCTTAAAACATTGGCTAATGGCGGAGCTAACATGCAAGCTTCTCAAATGGCTTCAAATGTCTTAAAAGGTGTTGGTGAAAACATCAATAAACAGATTACTAAACAGAGCATCGGCACATTAGAAAAACAAGATGTCAAAGTGAGCGCAAAAGATATTAATAGCATTACGAATCCGGTAAAAGTTAATGACAAAAAAGTTAACGAAGTAAAAGATCATCAAGGTAGTGGGAACGCACCATTCTTAATGTTTATGCCGGTATGGATAAGTTCTATTGTAGGTTCAATTTTACTATTTTATGCATTCAGATCTAGCCGTAACATTACAATTGTTCAACGTGTGACAGCTACGCTAATACAAATTGTTGCTGCGATTGTTACAGCCTTTATAGGTGGCTTTGGCTATATTTACTTTATGTCTGGTGTGCAAGGTTTCGAATTTAATGATGTTAATAAAATTGCACTCTTCGTATCAATATCAATTTTAAGCTTTATGGGTCTAATTATGGGAGTAATGACATGGTTAGGAATGAAATCTATTCCAATCTTCTTTATTGCAATGTTCTTCAGTATGCAATTAGTAACATTACCAAAACAATTATTACCAAAATTTTATCAAGATTACATTGTCGATTGGAATCCGTTCACACATTATGCTAATACAATTAGAGAATTAATTTATATGCATCAACCAATAACAATGAATACTACAATGTGGATGTTTGTTGGTTTTATGATTTTCGGTGTTATTTCATCACTTATAGCAACTATAGTGAGAAAACATAGCAATAAAACTACAGAAATCCCTTCATAATATAAAATGTTTAAGCTGTGTTATAGAATACTTTTATTCTGTAATGCAGCTTATTTTATTTTGTAATATCATTACAGAATGATTGAGCTATAACCTACACAATCTTTAACTTATCTTAACATTAGCTTAACAAAGCTTAGATATAATTTAAGTAGTTAACAAATAATTTAAAGAGGTGGGACGATGAATTCTTTTGCAATGGAAATTCTGTTTACTTTTATTGGTGGACTTGGAATTTTCCTATACGGCATTAAGCAAATGGGAGATGGTCTGCAAGCTTCGGCGGGCGATAGACTGAGGAGTATCTTAAATCGTTTTACAAGTAATCCAGTCATGGGTGTTCTTGCAGGTATGATTGTTACAATTTTAATTCAAAGTAGTTCTGGTACTACGGTAATTACAATTGGTTTGGTCACTGCTGGATTTATGACAATGAGACAAGCTATCGGCGTTGTAATGGGAGCTAATATAGGGACAACGGTTACTGCATTTATAATTGGTATTGATATTGGTGCTTATGCACTTCCTATACTAGCTATTGGCGCATTTTTAATATTCTTTATCCATAAGAGAAAAGTTAAAAATATCGGTATGATTCTATTTGGTTTCGGTGCATTGTTTTACGGACTTGAATTGATGAGTTCTGCAGTTAAACCTTTAGCCAATTTAGATGGTTTTAATAAAATTATGCTCGATATGTCATCCAATCCTGTCTTAGGCCTATTAGCTGGAACGATAGTAACGGTAGTTATTCAAAGTTCAAGTGCGACGATTGGTATCTTACAAGGATTTTACGCAAATGATTTAATTTCGTTACATGGTGCGTTACCGGTATTACTTGGAGATAACATAGGTACAACGATTACTGCTGTATTGGCTAGCTTAGCAGGTTCTATTGCTGCTAAACGTGTTGCGATGGTACACGTATTATTTAATGTCATCGGTGCGACTATCTTTATTATAATATTACCTTTATACCAAGGTGCCATGGTGTGGATTCAAAAAGCACTTAGCTTGAAGCCGGAAATGGTAATTGCGTTTGCACATGGTTCTTTCAATGTCACTAACACATTAATTCAATTACCTTTTATCTTTGCGTTAGCATGGATAGTGACGAAAATTATACCAGGTGACGATATTCACGAAAAATTTCAACCACGTATTCTAGATAAAAATTTAATTAACAGAGCACCAAGTTTTGCATTGCAAGAGGCGCAAGATGAAATACAGCATCTAGGTCATATGTCTTATTCAGTGTTAGAAAATGTGAAATATTACGACGATAAAGTGAAAAAAGATATAGAACAAAAGCAGGCAGTTGTAGAGAATATGTATGATAATATTCGACAGTATTTAACAAAAATATCAGAGAAAAAGTTGTCGGCGAAAGATGCAGAACGTATGTCAGTGTTATTTGATGTAAATAGGGCAGTATTGAAGGTGGCATCGTTATCGCAACAATATTTCAAAATAATAGAACAACAACGTACTGACAAAATTTATATTTCTGAAGAAGCCCAAAACAGTATTAATCAACTGTATGATCACGTTACAGTTTCCTTTAATAAAACAATAAATAACTTTAATGTCTATGATCATATAACAAAAGAAGAAATCGTCAAACGTAGTAAAGATTCATATGGATTAGAGCATGAATTAAGAAAGCAACATATTCAACGCTTGAGTTCTGGTGATTGTTCACCTGAAGGAGCGATATTATACTTGGATATGATTTCAGTGTTAGAACGTATAGGCTATCACGCGAGAAATATTTCAGAAGGCATGATTAATTACAACCATCTTGAACAAGCTGATTATAATCAATCTAATCAATGGGAACTTGAAACAACTTAATAAAATATAAAACGTGCGCATTATGCAATTATACTAAATTATATATCAACTAGGCGTTTTATAAATAATTACAACAAAAATAATAAAGAGAGTTTTGTTCTCTGAAAAAGTACGAGCCAATACTTTGGTTTCGTACTTTTTTTATTTAAATAGTTATATTAATGTAAAATTTTAAATATAAAAGAAAACGTTTCCATTGCAATGTATGAATTATTTATCTTACAATCATTTTATAAAAGTTTTTGGAGGTAAAAATATGTCAATTTTAGATAAGTTTAAATTAGATAATCAAGTTGCTATCGTTACGGGTGGTGCCTCTGGATTAGGAAAAGCTATGGGTAAAGGACTAGCAGAAGCAGGAGCGCATTTAGTAATAGCTGATATTAATTTAGAACTAGCACAAGCTACTGCAGATGAATTTACAAAGGATACAGGTAATAAAGCAATTGCTTGTAAAGTAGATGTAACGAATGTCGACGACGTTTATCAAATGGTTGAAGATGTAAAAAAAGAATTTGGTAGAATTGATATTCTATTTAATAATGCCGGCATAAATGAACATGTAAAATTTGAAGATATGCCATATGACAGATGGGTTAAAAATATGGATGTAAACATCAATAGTATGGTATTAGTATCACAAGCGGTAGGCGAAGTGATGATTGAACAAAAACGAGGATCTATTGTAAATACCTCTTCAATGTCTGGTATTATCGTAAATACACCTCAACCACAAGCGGCATATAATACCTCTAAAGGTGCTGTAATTATGTTCACTAAAAGCTTAGCTAATGAATGGGCAGAACATAATATCAGAGTAAATACGATTGCGCCAGGTTATATGAAAACCGAATTAACTAAAGATTACTTCGCTCAAGGTGGAGAAATGATTGATACTTGGATGAAATTCACACCAATGGGCAGACCAGGCGTGCCTGAAGAATTACAAGGCGCAGCATTATATTTAGCGTCTGACGCATCATCATTTGTAACAGGAAGTATCGTGACAATTGATGGTGGTTATACTGCACTTTAATTAAATAATTAAATAGTTAAATATCAAAAAACAAAAAGCTCAAGTCAGATTTAATACTAAAATCTGGCTTGAGCTTTTCTCATTGCTGCATCATTTATTCAGCAATTGTTATTTTAAAAGGAACATCAGACAACCATTTACTATTAGGTTTTTTATTAGTGATTACTTCGTCGATGTCATTTAATTTGGCAAATGATAGAGTTGAAGAAACGTCAAACTTGCTATGGTCTATAAGTGCTATTACTTTATCACTTTCTTGAACCATCTGTTTTTTCAATTGTACTTCTGGCAATGAAAAATCTGTTAAACCGTTTTGCAAAGTTAGCCCGTTTGCAGACAGGAAGAAATAATCGATATGATACATTTCTAAAATCTGTGAATCAATATTACCTGTAATCGCGTTGGAATCTTGTGACACAAAACCACCGACGATAAGAACAGTTAAATGTGGATTTTCTTTTAATAAAACAGCATTTTCTAAACCATTCGTAATGATAGTTAATTCCATCGACGTTTCAGCGAGTAATTTAGCTAATTCATACGTTGTAGAACTAGCATCTATCATAATGCATTGTTGTGGTTGGATTTTGTTAATCGCGTTTTGACTAATATGATGTTTTTCATCATGTCGTTGTGTTAAACGATATGAAAAGTTAAGTTTAGATTCAATATTTTCATTTATCTTCGCTCCACCGTGTGTGCGAATAAGTTTATTTTCACTTTCCAACCTTCGTAAGTCACTTCTTACCGTTGCCTCAGTTACGCTTAAATAATTAGATAGTTGTTTTACAGTTGCCCTTTTATGAGATTTTATATATGTATAAATATTTTCTCGTCGTTCATCTGCATACATTTTCATTTGCGTCACATCCTTAATTTAATCTTAATTCATTTTATATTATTACTCAATATGTAAGCATAAACAAACAAAAATGAAAATAAACGAAAAAATATTTGAAGAAAACGAAAATATATATTAAAATAATAATTGTAAATGAAAGCGTTTCCTAAAATTGAAAGGGAGTTGTATATTATGACAAAGAAAAATTATCCTGACACTATGAATGCAGTAGTAGCATATGCGCCTGGAGATTATAGATATGAAACTGTTGAAACACCAACAATCGAAAATGGTAAAGAAATTGTAGTAAAAGTTGAAGCTTGTGGCATTTGTGCAGGCGACATTAAAGCTTATGGTGGGGCGCCAAGTTTCTGGGGAGACGAAACGCAACCATCTTACATTAAAGCGCCAATGATTCCGGGACATGAATTTATTGCCCGTGTCGTAGATAAAGGCGACGAAGTAACTGATTATGAAGTTGGGGATAGAGTTATTTCTGAACAAATCGTGCCTTGTTGGAATTGTAGATTTTGTAACCGTGGCGAATATTGGATGTGTGAAAAACATGACTTATATGGTTTCCAAAACAATGTTAACGGCGGTATGGCTGAATATATGAAATTTACAAAAGAAGCTATTAACTATAAAGTTCCAGAAGATTTACCAATTGAAAAAGCTGCATTAATTGAACCATATGCATGTAGTTTACATGCAGTACAACGTGCCAACATTAAATTAGGCGACTTTGTAGTTCTATCTGGTGCCGGTACATTAGGTTTAGGCATGGTAGGAGCAGCTAAAAAAGCAGGTGCTGAAACATTAGTTGTATTAGATATGAAAGACGACCGTTTAGAATTAGCTAAAAAATTCGGTGCGGATATCGTAATGAATCCAGCGAAAGTGGATGTAGTTAAAGAAATTAAAGATATGACAGAAGGTTACGGTTGCGATACTTATATTGAAGCAACTGGTCACCCTAAATCAGTAGAACAAGGATTAAGTGCGATTAGAAAATTAGGTAGATTTGTTGAATTCTCAGTATTTGGAGATCCAGTAACTGTTGATTGGAGTATTATATCTGACCGTAAAGAACTAGACTTAATGGGTAGTCATTTAGGACCTTATTGTTACCCACTAGTTATTGATGGCATTCAAAATGGTGATTTCCCAACTGAAGGTGTAGTAACTCATAAATTACCTCTCGAAAAATTTGAAGAAGGATTCGAGTTAATGAAAAAAGGCGACAAATCACTAAAAGTAGTGTTAGAACCATAAACATCATAGATGAATATAGCTTCAATAAAGGAGAGAGTAATAAATGAAGAAAATGATAAATAATCCGGATAACGTTATTGATGAGTTAATGACAGGGTATCTTGCAGCTTATCCAGAATATATTAGACGCTCATCTTTACACCAACGTGCCCTTATCGGTACAAAGAGACATGAAAAAAGAAAAGTAAGTGTGTTAATAGGTGGCGGTTCTGGTCACGAACCTGGATTTTTAGGTTATGTAGGCAAAGGTATGGCAGACGGTGTTGCGGTAGGTAACATCTTTGCTTCACCTTCACCAATTCCAATTCAAGCTGTTACAAGAGAAATTAATCAAGGTCACGGTGTACTTTATATTTATGGTAACTATGCTGGTGACTTAATGAACTTTGAAATGGCGAGTGAGATGACTGAAATTGAAGATGACATCCAAACAGAGGTTGTTATCGGCAATGATGATGTTGCATCTTCTAAAGATTTAGATGATAGACGTGGTATTGCTGGTGAGTTATTAGTATTTAAAGCAGCTGGTGCAGCGGCAGACTTCGGTCATGATTTATCAGAAGTAAAACGTATTGCACAATTAGCCAATGATAATACACGTTCAATGGGTATTGGATTAAGTCCTTGCTATTTACCTCAAACAGGTAAGCCAAGCTTCGATTTAGAAGACAATGAAATGGAAATTGGACTTGGTCACCATGGTGAACCAGGCATTGAAAAGACTACGATTCGTACTGCTAAAGAAACAGTTAACGTTATCATGAAAAACATTTTAAATGAAGGACTATACGAAAGTGGCGATGAGGTAGCAGTGTTAGTTAATGGCTTAGGTGCTACGTCACAAATGGAATTGTATATCATTAACAAAGAAGTTAATGAAATATTAGAAGAAAAAAATATTGTTACTTACAAATCCTACGTAGGTAATTTCATTACATCAATGGAAATGGGTGGCTTTTCGGTAACATTGATGAAGTTGGATGACACATTGAAATCTTGTCTAGCACATCCAGTAGATTGTCCTAATTTTAAAGAAGTGTAGGTGGAATGATGACATTAACAAGTAATGAATATAAAGAATATATTTTAGCATTAACAGAATTATTTGCGACTAAAAAAGACTATTTATGTGAACTAGATAGAAAAATTGGTGACGGTGACCATGGTGTAACGATGAATATTGGTTACCAAGCAGTGAGAGATACTGTCGAACAAGAACTACAAGAGCAAAATGATATTGCGAAAATTAGTGTAGCCGTAGGTAAAAGCTTCTTAGATGCAGTAGGTTCTTCAGTAGGGCCATTGTATGCTTCAGGTTATTTAAAAGCTGCAGTTGCAGTGAAAAATAAAACTGAACTTGATGATGAGGGTTTATTCGATTTTTGGATCTCTTTCAGTAAAGGCATTAAAGATAGAGGTAAAGCAAAAATCGGCGACAAAACTATGATAGATACACTGGAACCATTTTTCACAACGTTAGATGAACAACGCGTAAATGGTTTGTCATTCTCAGAAGCATTTGACAAAGCATTGGAACATGCGAAAAAAGGAATGGAAAGTACAAAAGATATTGTTTCAAATAAAGGGCGCTCAAAACGTTTAGGATATCGTTCACAAGGACACGTTGATCCAGGTGCGATGTCAGCATATTTAATGTTAGAAACATTTCAACCCTTTGCTAAATAAAAATAAGTAATAAATATAAGGAGGAACAAGATAATGAAAATTGCTATAGGTGCAGATCACAACGGTTATGATTTAAAAGAAGCGGTAAAAAAACAAGTTGAAGACATGGGTCATGAAGTTGAAGATTTTGGTTGCCATCATTGTGCAGAAACAGATTACCCTGATGTTGCTGCAGAAGTGGGTAAAAGTATTCAACAAGGTAATAATGAACGTGGCATTTTAATTTGTGGTACTGGTATAGGTGTTGCAATTGCTGCAAACAAAGTTAAAGGCATTAGAGCAGCAATGGCACATGATGTATACTCTGCAGAACGTGCACAATTAAGTAATAATGCTCAAATTTTAACTATGGGTGCACAAATTATTGGTGTTGAAGTAGCTAAGAAAAATGTAGAAGCATACTTAAATGTTGCATGGGAAGGCGGTTCTCAACGTAAAGTTGATAAAATCGTAGATCTAGAAACATCTGAAGCAGAATAGTAACTTATAAAATAAAAAATTGAGTCATAATTTGATATAATCAAAAAAGACAAAGCCTGTCGCAGGTTTTGTCTTTTTTGATTTTATAAGTCTTAAAGATGTAATAGCTTTATGTCTAAAACATGACAAATTTTAAAATGTATTGTTCATAAAAGTTTTCTTATATATTATTAAATTGTATGTAATAAATAAGTGAATGGAGGCTTAAAAGTGTCTATAAAAAGTAACTTTTTTATAAAGTTATATTTAGTATTTTTTGTAGCGTTAATTTGTTTAACAGTATTTTCAACGCAAAACGCATCGGCGCATGCGACACTTGAAAAAGTAACGCCTCAAGAAAACAGTACTGTTAAGTCGCAACCTAAACAGATATCATTACAATTTAATGAGCCTGTTAATACGAAATACTCTAGTATTACTATTTTTGACGATAGTGGTAATGAGCTTGATAATGTTAAACCTAATACCACAGGGCATAATAAAACACTGGACTTTGATGTTAATCATTTAAAAAAGGGAACTCATAAAATTAAATGGCATGCCATGTCAGCTGATGGTCACGAAGTCGGGAACCAATTTGAATTTTCTATTGGTAAAAAAACAGCTAATAATGTAGATACAACACCGCCGTTTTTTGAAACTGCAGCATTCTGGTTTGGCTTTTTACGCTTTTTAGCTGAAGGATCCATCATCGTGCTTATAGGTCTTTTCTTAGTTAATCAAATGGCTATTAAAAAAGGTTTGCCGGAATTTAATATCATTCCTAAATACCGTTCTGCAATTTGGATGATTATTGGCGTAACATTTATGACGTGTTTAGTTTATTTGATGTCGCTTACTTCAGATGTAAGTAGTGAGATATTAACTTTAAATATAGAGACGTTACTGCAAGTACCTTTATTATTATCATTATTAGGTATTATTGTTCTGCTTATTTTGTTTAGCTTAAAAAATATGTTAGCTAGCTGGTACACACTGATTGCGCTTATTATATTAGTCGTATTGAGCATGTCGGGTCATGCTTTTGCACAGCAATTTCCAGTATGGTCCATCATCATACGTACAATACATTTAGTCGGTATGTCGATTTGGTTAGGTGCATTAGTTTATCTATTTTGTGTAACGCTAAATAACAAAGTCAATCAGCTAACGAATATTAAAAACTTTTTATTAACAGTAAATAGTATCGCCGTCTTGATGATTATTGTATCAGGTGTGTTAATGGTAATTGATGAATCAAGCATATTAAATGTATTTAATCATCTTCAAACGTGGTCGATGCTAGTTATTGTTAAAGTCGCAGGAGTTATTGCGATGATGTGTCTTGGCGCTTATCAGACAACGCGTGCATTAAGCCGTCAATATACAAATAAATCAATGTTATCAATAGAAATAATTATAGGTATCGTACTCATAGTTGCAGGTATTATTATGAGTCAAATTAATATACCAAGTTAAAGGAGAAAAAATATGAAGAAAATAGTAGTTACTATCGTAGCATTTATTGTTGCTTTAAGTATGTCTAAAGTTGCCGATGCGCACGTAACATTAAACCCTAATAGCAGTGAGCCAGGATCATACGATAAGTATGATGTGAGAGTACCAGTTGAAAAAGACGACAACACGACAAAAGTTGAATTAAAAGTACCTAAGGGCCTAAACGTAGTAGGGGTTGAACCTGTAAATGGTTTTGAACATAAATTTACTAAAGATAAAAAAGGTAATATTACTAAAATTACTTGGGAAGCAACTAATGGTGGCATTAAACCGAATGAATTTATTGATTTACCAATTCAAGTAGCAAACCCTGATAAAGAAGGTAAATTTAAATGGGATGCTTACCAAACTTACAAGAATGGTGATGTTGTAAAGTGGACAGGAAATGAAAAATCTGAGACACCTGCACCTGTTACTACTGTAAGTAAATCAAGTAATAGCAATCAAGGAAACGAGCAAGGTGACGCTTCACATAGTAATGTAGCACTATGGATAGTCTCTATTATTGCTATCGTTTTATCATTAATTGCGATATTTAAAAAATCTCGTAAATCATAAAGAAAAGTGATATCTTTAGTAATGAGATAAATAGACTATGCGGTGGTTTATCAAATTAGGAGGGTCATCGATGCGTAGAATTTTATATGCATTTTTAATCTATACGATAATTGGTTTAATTAGTGGTTTTTATTATAGAGAACTAACTGTTGCGCATCATTTTACTGGTGACACGCAGTTGAAAGTTTTACACACGCATTTATTGATGCTAGGTATGTTTATGCACTTAGTGTTACTGCCATTTGAAAAACTGTTTAAATTATCTAGCTACTATATCTTTAATTGGTTCTTTATCATTTATAATCTTGGTGTTTTATTCACGGTAGGTATGATGTTTATGAAAGGTACTTACCAAGTAATAGGAAAAACAGTACCTGAATCATTTGCTGGTTATGCAGGTATTGGTCATACAGTACTAACAGCTGGATTTGTATTACTATTCTTTTTACTTAGAAATGCATTAATTAAAGATCCAAGAGATTAATTATTAAAAAAAGCTAGGACGGAACTGCCAACATAAAATATGAACAACTCATTTTACTGATGTAGTCAGGTAGAATGAGTTGTTTTTTATTTGCTTCATTGTTCTCGTATAAGCGGAAATTAAGAGATTGTAGATTATCGGGAATAAGCGTTATTTAAATTTACCACTATACTTAACATGTAAATATAAAGTGACGAAATAATGAATATACGATGATAATCGATTCATACAAAAGATAGATGTAAACGTTTATATTGATAATGGTTATCATTTATAGGATAATAGATAATGAAATAGAGTTAGTAGATTGGGAGGATTATTATGAAGGACGTTACAATTATAGGTGGTGGTCCTGCTGGATTGTTCGCTAGCTTTTATGCTGGTTTACGAGGAATGGACGTCAGTATAGTCGATGCCCAAGATAAATTGGGTGGTAAAATGCACGTTTACCCAGAAAAAATTATCTGGGATATCGGTGGCTTAGCCCCAAAACCATGTTATCAAGTAATAGAAGATACAGTTGCACAAGGATTACATTTTAATCCTGATGTACATCTTGAAGAAACTGTAACTGATATTAGAAAAATAGATGAACGACATTTTGAAATCGAAACACAAAAAGGGAATGTATACAGTTCTAAGTCAGTGATTATTGCTATTGGTGGAGGTATTATTAACCCTAAACAATTAGATATTAAAGATGCAGAGCGTTATAAATTAACTAATTTACACTACGTTGTACAATCACTGAAAAAATTTAAAGACAAAGATGTACTTATTTCTGGTGCCGGAAATTCTGCATTAGATTGGGCAAGAGATTTAAGTGGTTATGCTAAAAGCGTTACATTAGTATATAGAAAGGCCGATATTTCTGGTTATGAAGCATTGAAAAATATTTTAGATGATTTAAACGTTAAAAAGTTACCTAACAGTCGTATCAATCAACTTATCGGTGACGATGAAGGCGAACGTATCGCGCAAGTTGTATTAGAGAATATCGAAACGGGTGAGACTTATCAGCAACAATTTGATGAAGTGATTGTCAGCCACGGCTTTGATAGGGAAAGCCCATTATTGGAACAATCTTCAGCAAAAGTAGATATG
The Staphylococcus kloosii genome window above contains:
- a CDS encoding YhgE/Pip domain-containing protein; translation: MNILKSKLLWIAPIAIILILGIFSIAFYPAYNPKPKSVPIAIVNHDKGTSIQGKNVDIGGKLVDNLKDSDSKSIKWVEVDSEKEAKKGLDEQKYYGAAILEKDFSKNAMSKTQKVVMDSKKAEMKEKIKSGDIPPKQAKKMQQSAPKNDITVKQAHLKTLANGGANMQASQMASNVLKGVGENINKQITKQSIGTLEKQDVKVSAKDINSITNPVKVNDKKVNEVKDHQGSGNAPFLMFMPVWISSIVGSILLFYAFRSSRNITIVQRVTATLIQIVAAIVTAFIGGFGYIYFMSGVQGFEFNDVNKIALFVSISILSFMGLIMGVMTWLGMKSIPIFFIAMFFSMQLVTLPKQLLPKFYQDYIVDWNPFTHYANTIRELIYMHQPITMNTTMWMFVGFMIFGVISSLIATIVRKHSNKTTEIPS
- a CDS encoding Na/Pi cotransporter family protein; translated protein: MNSFAMEILFTFIGGLGIFLYGIKQMGDGLQASAGDRLRSILNRFTSNPVMGVLAGMIVTILIQSSSGTTVITIGLVTAGFMTMRQAIGVVMGANIGTTVTAFIIGIDIGAYALPILAIGAFLIFFIHKRKVKNIGMILFGFGALFYGLELMSSAVKPLANLDGFNKIMLDMSSNPVLGLLAGTIVTVVIQSSSATIGILQGFYANDLISLHGALPVLLGDNIGTTITAVLASLAGSIAAKRVAMVHVLFNVIGATIFIIILPLYQGAMVWIQKALSLKPEMVIAFAHGSFNVTNTLIQLPFIFALAWIVTKIIPGDDIHEKFQPRILDKNLINRAPSFALQEAQDEIQHLGHMSYSVLENVKYYDDKVKKDIEQKQAVVENMYDNIRQYLTKISEKKLSAKDAERMSVLFDVNRAVLKVASLSQQYFKIIEQQRTDKIYISEEAQNSINQLYDHVTVSFNKTINNFNVYDHITKEEIVKRSKDSYGLEHELRKQHIQRLSSGDCSPEGAILYLDMISVLERIGYHARNISEGMINYNHLEQADYNQSNQWELETT
- a CDS encoding SDR family NAD(P)-dependent oxidoreductase; translation: MSILDKFKLDNQVAIVTGGASGLGKAMGKGLAEAGAHLVIADINLELAQATADEFTKDTGNKAIACKVDVTNVDDVYQMVEDVKKEFGRIDILFNNAGINEHVKFEDMPYDRWVKNMDVNINSMVLVSQAVGEVMIEQKRGSIVNTSSMSGIIVNTPQPQAAYNTSKGAVIMFTKSLANEWAEHNIRVNTIAPGYMKTELTKDYFAQGGEMIDTWMKFTPMGRPGVPEELQGAALYLASDASSFVTGSIVTIDGGYTAL
- a CDS encoding DeoR/GlpR family DNA-binding transcription regulator; this translates as MKMYADERRENIYTYIKSHKRATVKQLSNYLSVTEATVRSDLRRLESENKLIRTHGGAKINENIESKLNFSYRLTQRHDEKHHISQNAINKIQPQQCIMIDASSTTYELAKLLAETSMELTIITNGLENAVLLKENPHLTVLIVGGFVSQDSNAITGNIDSQILEMYHIDYFFLSANGLTLQNGLTDFSLPEVQLKKQMVQESDKVIALIDHSKFDVSSTLSFAKLNDIDEVITNKKPNSKWLSDVPFKITIAE
- a CDS encoding MDR/zinc-dependent alcohol dehydrogenase-like family protein; the protein is MTKKNYPDTMNAVVAYAPGDYRYETVETPTIENGKEIVVKVEACGICAGDIKAYGGAPSFWGDETQPSYIKAPMIPGHEFIARVVDKGDEVTDYEVGDRVISEQIVPCWNCRFCNRGEYWMCEKHDLYGFQNNVNGGMAEYMKFTKEAINYKVPEDLPIEKAALIEPYACSLHAVQRANIKLGDFVVLSGAGTLGLGMVGAAKKAGAETLVVLDMKDDRLELAKKFGADIVMNPAKVDVVKEIKDMTEGYGCDTYIEATGHPKSVEQGLSAIRKLGRFVEFSVFGDPVTVDWSIISDRKELDLMGSHLGPYCYPLVIDGIQNGDFPTEGVVTHKLPLEKFEEGFELMKKGDKSLKVVLEP
- a CDS encoding dihydroxyacetone kinase subunit DhaK is translated as MKKMINNPDNVIDELMTGYLAAYPEYIRRSSLHQRALIGTKRHEKRKVSVLIGGGSGHEPGFLGYVGKGMADGVAVGNIFASPSPIPIQAVTREINQGHGVLYIYGNYAGDLMNFEMASEMTEIEDDIQTEVVIGNDDVASSKDLDDRRGIAGELLVFKAAGAAADFGHDLSEVKRIAQLANDNTRSMGIGLSPCYLPQTGKPSFDLEDNEMEIGLGHHGEPGIEKTTIRTAKETVNVIMKNILNEGLYESGDEVAVLVNGLGATSQMELYIINKEVNEILEEKNIVTYKSYVGNFITSMEMGGFSVTLMKLDDTLKSCLAHPVDCPNFKEV
- the dhaL gene encoding dihydroxyacetone kinase subunit DhaL; translation: MTLTSNEYKEYILALTELFATKKDYLCELDRKIGDGDHGVTMNIGYQAVRDTVEQELQEQNDIAKISVAVGKSFLDAVGSSVGPLYASGYLKAAVAVKNKTELDDEGLFDFWISFSKGIKDRGKAKIGDKTMIDTLEPFFTTLDEQRVNGLSFSEAFDKALEHAKKGMESTKDIVSNKGRSKRLGYRSQGHVDPGAMSAYLMLETFQPFAK
- the rpiB gene encoding ribose 5-phosphate isomerase B, yielding MKIAIGADHNGYDLKEAVKKQVEDMGHEVEDFGCHHCAETDYPDVAAEVGKSIQQGNNERGILICGTGIGVAIAANKVKGIRAAMAHDVYSAERAQLSNNAQILTMGAQIIGVEVAKKNVEAYLNVAWEGGSQRKVDKIVDLETSEAE
- a CDS encoding copper resistance CopC/CopD family protein; its protein translation is MSIKSNFFIKLYLVFFVALICLTVFSTQNASAHATLEKVTPQENSTVKSQPKQISLQFNEPVNTKYSSITIFDDSGNELDNVKPNTTGHNKTLDFDVNHLKKGTHKIKWHAMSADGHEVGNQFEFSIGKKTANNVDTTPPFFETAAFWFGFLRFLAEGSIIVLIGLFLVNQMAIKKGLPEFNIIPKYRSAIWMIIGVTFMTCLVYLMSLTSDVSSEILTLNIETLLQVPLLLSLLGIIVLLILFSLKNMLASWYTLIALIILVVLSMSGHAFAQQFPVWSIIIRTIHLVGMSIWLGALVYLFCVTLNNKVNQLTNIKNFLLTVNSIAVLMIIVSGVLMVIDESSILNVFNHLQTWSMLVIVKVAGVIAMMCLGAYQTTRALSRQYTNKSMLSIEIIIGIVLIVAGIIMSQINIPS